One region of Quercus lobata isolate SW786 chromosome 2, ValleyOak3.0 Primary Assembly, whole genome shotgun sequence genomic DNA includes:
- the LOC115977750 gene encoding uncharacterized protein LOC115977750, translating into MYILSWQTLFTPTSLNIVIVKIQSNSSGSNLQPLHQIITTMFPNFFSLVSLYGTYLRRCYSATGLSSQTINIDNETTIHFWGPKETAQNQKPSLVLIHGFGPMAIWQWGQQVKFFSPHFNVYVPDLIFFGDSTTKSPERSEVFQAVSVGKLMETLGVQKYHVVGTSYGGFVAYQMAKMFRERVEKVVIASSGVNMRRRDNEALLKRAKLEKIEELMLPATAEQLRTLMVLSANKRFNILPDFFFNDFIHKLYTENRMEKLELLKGLTLGREDTPNISPLQQEVLIVWGDHDQIFPIEMATELKELLGEKARLEVIENTSHVPQIDCSGQFNNIVKKFLSGSL; encoded by the exons atgtatatattatctTGGCAAACACTCTTCACACCAACCAGCCTAAACATAGTAATTGTAAAAATTCAATCAAACTCCTCAGGCTCAAATCTCCAACCTCTCCACCAAATAATCACCACAATGTTTCCAAACTTTTTCAGCCTAGTCTCCTTGTACGGAACCTATCTCCGCCGCTGCTACTCAGCCACAGGGCTCTCCTCACAAACCATCAACATAGACAACGAAACCACAATCCACTTCTGGGGTCCAAAAGAAACTgcccaaaaccaaaaaccctCACTAGTTCTCATCCATGGCTTTGGTCCAATGGCAATTTGGCAGTGGGGTCAACAGGTCAAATTCTTTTCGCCTCACTTCAACGTTTATGTTCCTGACCTGATCTTCTTCGGTGACTCAACCACGAAATCCCCAGAGAGAAGTGAGGTGTTTCAAGCTGTTTCTGTGGGGAAACTCATGGAGACATTAGGGGTTCAAAAGTATCACGTTGTGGGAACAAGCTATGGTGGGTTTGTGGCTTATCAAATGGCGAAGATGTTTAGGGAGAGAGTTGAAAAAGTGGTGATAGCTAGCTCTGGTGTGAATATGAGGCGCAGAGACAACGAGGCTTTGTTGAAGAGAGCAAAGTTGGAGAAAATTGAGGAGCTAATGTTGCCGGCCACGGCGGAGCAGTTGAGGACGTTGATGGTTTTGTCTGCGAACAAACGTTTCAACATCTTGCCTGACTTTTTCTTCAATGATTTCATACAC AAATTGTACACCGAAAACAGGATGGAAAAGTTGGAACTTCTGAAGGGACTTACCCTTGGAAGAGAGGACACACCAAACATTTCTCCTCTTCAGCAG GAGGTCTTGATAGTATGGGGAGACCATGACCAAATATTTCCTATAGAGATGGCTACAGAACTCAAAGA GCTTCTTGGGGAGAAGGCAAGATTGGAAGTAATAGAGAACACATCACATGTTCCTCAGATTGATTGCTCAGGACAGTTCAACAACATTGTCAAAAAGTTCTTAAGTGGGTCCTTGTGA